Proteins encoded in a region of the Mucilaginibacter sabulilitoris genome:
- a CDS encoding serine O-acetyltransferase, whose translation MIRELIYSDLYRYIGKRSFYLLIKSLKNSPGFRYTFFLRIQAHFGRRSFIGFFSYLFYRKYCFKYQIQIPPTVKIGKGFMMPHFGGIVVNSKSVIGNNCNILQNVTIGRTNRGRLNGAPVIGNQVYIGPGAVIVGKVLIGDNVLIAPNSYVNFDVPKNSIVLGNPAKILPNDNAVMGYISNVV comes from the coding sequence ATGATAAGGGAATTGATTTATTCCGATTTATACCGATATATTGGTAAACGCAGTTTTTACTTATTGATTAAGTCATTGAAAAATTCTCCTGGATTCAGATATACTTTTTTCTTAAGAATTCAGGCTCATTTTGGAAGACGGTCGTTTATAGGTTTTTTTTCGTATTTATTTTATAGAAAATATTGTTTTAAGTATCAGATACAGATTCCTCCAACTGTTAAAATAGGCAAAGGCTTCATGATGCCTCATTTTGGAGGTATAGTAGTAAATTCCAAGTCTGTTATTGGCAATAACTGTAATATACTGCAAAATGTTACTATAGGAAGAACAAACCGAGGTAGGTTGAATGGTGCACCAGTTATTGGCAATCAAGTCTATATTGGCCCGGGTGCCGTAATTGTTGGTAAAGTTTTGATCGGAGATAATGTTTTAATCGCACCAAATTCATATGTTAATTTCGATGTACCAAAGAATAGCATTGTTTTAGGTAATCCCGCGAAAATATTACCGAATGATAATGCTGTAATGGGCTATATATCAAATGTTGTGTAA
- a CDS encoding lipid II flippase MurJ → MAANFLGFLIPVYIAYVYGISKDTDAFFFSYGLVVFGSTIFSGAVKSVIVPFLMERLPNKEALNRFLSSVFYYCFVYLGAITVLSLVVLLIIDHYRNNNFIYYIGISMPIFFFTIINSFFYGILNSYGQFYLAETSPFSRAIIIYVTIFLFSSKLGLSAVILGYNLGEIAKFIHLWYITKYRNKIDISFKSVDYDEVKLFIKEGSYQAISTTISSASPIIDKIVASFLVVGSLSILDYGNRLFMIFTVILTSFLTIILSKWSADVVRNNFDFRKMNQIMVITFSFSVVIFLITTILKFPIVNLLYPKINSSLRGVIGSVLILNMAAFVFNAGNQIINRATIAFKGTNILIQVSIVKSIANVVFDILFVIYYGVIGIAISTIIVNFMGFVMNYYLFVKQKRNYQRAVVE, encoded by the coding sequence ATGGCAGCAAATTTTCTCGGATTTTTAATTCCTGTTTACATAGCATATGTCTATGGGATATCAAAGGATACCGACGCATTTTTTTTTAGTTATGGCTTGGTTGTGTTTGGTAGCACAATTTTCTCTGGTGCGGTTAAATCCGTAATTGTGCCCTTCCTGATGGAAAGATTGCCTAATAAGGAAGCCTTAAATAGGTTTTTATCTTCGGTGTTTTATTATTGCTTTGTTTATTTAGGCGCAATTACAGTGTTATCGCTCGTTGTATTGTTGATAATTGATCATTACAGAAATAATAATTTTATCTATTATATCGGGATATCGATGCCGATCTTTTTTTTTACAATCATAAATTCTTTTTTTTACGGTATACTCAATTCGTATGGCCAGTTTTATCTAGCTGAAACATCCCCATTTTCGCGGGCGATAATTATCTATGTAACGATTTTCTTATTTAGTTCAAAGTTGGGACTTAGCGCAGTCATTCTAGGCTATAACCTGGGGGAAATAGCAAAATTTATACATTTGTGGTACATTACCAAATATAGAAATAAGATCGATATATCATTTAAATCAGTGGATTACGATGAAGTTAAGCTTTTTATAAAAGAAGGATCATATCAGGCTATATCAACTACAATATCTTCAGCATCTCCGATTATAGATAAAATTGTTGCCTCTTTTCTAGTTGTAGGTTCATTGTCAATACTTGATTACGGGAATAGACTTTTCATGATTTTTACCGTTATCCTAACTTCTTTCTTAACTATAATTTTATCAAAGTGGTCTGCAGATGTTGTACGGAATAATTTTGATTTTAGAAAAATGAATCAAATTATGGTTATAACATTTTCATTTAGCGTAGTTATTTTTTTAATCACTACAATATTAAAATTTCCTATAGTTAATTTGCTTTATCCTAAAATTAATTCGTCACTTAGAGGAGTTATAGGATCTGTTCTGATTTTAAATATGGCAGCTTTTGTTTTTAATGCTGGAAACCAGATTATCAATAGAGCTACAATAGCTTTTAAGGGCACTAATATTTTAATACAAGTATCGATTGTTAAATCTATAGCAAATGTTGTATTTGACATACTATTCGTTATATACTATGGAGTAATTGGAATTGCTATCTCCACTATAATTGTCAATTTTATGGGCTTTGTAATGAATTATTATCTTTTCGTAAAGCAAAAAAGAAATTATCAAAGGGCAGTTGTTGAGTGA